The nucleotide sequence GCGCTCGGACGAGGACTTCGTCTTCTACAACCAGCCGAACCACCCCTCGGGGCTGGTCCGGCATCTCCCCAAGAAGCCGAACCAGGGCGCGCTGACGGACACCATCGAGGCCGAGTTCTCCGGGCTGGAGCCCGCGGTGCGCCGGGTGGTGCTCGCCGCGTCCGCCGACGGCGGCACCTTCGGACAGGTGAGGGATCTGAGCCTGCTGCTCTACGACGCCTCGTCCGGTGCGCCGCGCGAGGCGGACGCCGAGCCGATCGCGATCTTCGCGGTGCTGCCGGAGACCGGCAAGGAGGCCGCGCTGATCTGCGGTGAGCTCTACCGGCGCGGCGACACCTGGAAGTTCCGGGCCCTGGGGCAGGGCTATGAGACGGGGCTGGTCGGGCTGGCCACGCAGTACGGGATCTCGGTGGAGGACGGCGAGGCCGCGGGCGGCTCGGACGGCGACGTAGCCGCAGCCCCGGCCGGGCCGGAAGGCGGCGCCATTCCGGAGCCCCCGGCCACCCCCGCCCCCGAGCCGCTGACCGCTGCCGCTCCGGAGCCTCTGGCCGCCGCCCCCGAGCCTCTGGACGCCCCCGAGCCCCCGGCCACCGCGACACCCGCGGCGGCCCCGGCCGCCGCCACTCACGCACCCCCAGCGGCCCAAGGCACGCCGCCCCCGTCGTCGGCCGATGCGCCGACCCGGCCCCACTCCCCGTCCCCGGCGTACGGCTATCCGCACGCGGCGCCGCCCGACCCCTGGGATCCGCACCGCACCCAGCCCATGCGGCCCCCCACGGCGCATGGCGACAGCGGCTTCGGCTATGTGCCGCCACAAGCCCCGCCCCCGCCGTCGCAGGCCCCGGCCGCGGGGTATCCGCAGCCGCCCGGCCAGCCCCCGGCGCAGCCCGGCTACGGCTATCCGCCCCAGCAGCCGACGTACTCGACGTACGGCTATCCGCAGCCGCCCGCGTACGGCTATCCGCAGCAGGTGCAGCCGACGGGGCCGGTGGCGCCGCCCCCGCTGCCGATTCCCGTCCAGGTGCCGGACCCGCATTTCGTCCTGCCGCCGCAGGGGCCGCAGTTCCAGAACAGATAGCTCCGGAACGGATAGCTCCGGAATGGCTGGGGGCGGGGCCGCGGGACGGGCGGGTCACATCGTGACCCGCCCGCACCGCGGGCGGCCGGTCAGACCTTGGACTTGTAGCCCCGGCCCCACTGGAGGCCCCAGCCGTACAGCCGGTCCAGCTCCGCCTGGAAGCCGTAGACGTACTTCACCTCGCGGCGGACCATCAT is from Streptomyces hygroscopicus and encodes:
- a CDS encoding stress protein, producing the protein MTQAMLKGSNIPLEATAIRAVLRWTPGTDVPDVDASALLLDADDRVRSDEDFVFYNQPNHPSGLVRHLPKKPNQGALTDTIEAEFSGLEPAVRRVVLAASADGGTFGQVRDLSLLLYDASSGAPREADAEPIAIFAVLPETGKEAALICGELYRRGDTWKFRALGQGYETGLVGLATQYGISVEDGEAAGGSDGDVAAAPAGPEGGAIPEPPATPAPEPLTAAAPEPLAAAPEPLDAPEPPATATPAAAPAAATHAPPAAQGTPPPSSADAPTRPHSPSPAYGYPHAAPPDPWDPHRTQPMRPPTAHGDSGFGYVPPQAPPPPSQAPAAGYPQPPGQPPAQPGYGYPPQQPTYSTYGYPQPPAYGYPQQVQPTGPVAPPPLPIPVQVPDPHFVLPPQGPQFQNR